The following are encoded in a window of Aromatoleum petrolei genomic DNA:
- a CDS encoding HlyD family type I secretion periplasmic adaptor subunit produces the protein MMIDQTKRLIRVGQLIIAIAFVGLGIWLAFAPLQGAVIMMAQAKVDANRKAVQHNEGGIVNEILVRDGDIVAQGQPLIVLRDAQAEALYSVTHTALDAELARHARLEAEMTGSTPKFPQALLQRKDEPVAAEMMRREQALFEERRRALAAQIALLENQAKSVGDEVEALKAQMEAERMGAAAAEEEMASLASLKDQKFVANTRLLTQKRVISDYRSREEERRSEIAHAQSQREELRLRAVTLRSDLVRQAAEEAKASTTRIMELQDRLRPASDLLQRLTIRAPVAGRVLNLAVHTAGGTIAPRATLMEIVPDTGPLVLEGRVHVDAIKELHIGQGADIRLTALPQRTTPLLPGKVSYISPDALTVEDGATFYLVQLVPDAAEADSPLAQLQPGMAAEVFIRTKPRTALEYLLEPVTDTMMRAFRER, from the coding sequence ATGATGATCGACCAGACGAAACGCCTCATCCGCGTCGGCCAGCTCATCATCGCCATCGCATTCGTGGGCCTGGGCATCTGGCTCGCGTTCGCGCCGCTGCAGGGCGCCGTCATTATGATGGCGCAGGCCAAGGTCGACGCCAACCGCAAGGCCGTGCAGCACAACGAGGGCGGCATCGTGAACGAGATCCTCGTGCGCGACGGCGACATCGTCGCCCAGGGCCAGCCGCTGATCGTGCTGCGCGACGCGCAGGCCGAAGCGCTGTACTCGGTCACGCACACCGCGCTCGACGCCGAACTCGCCCGCCACGCCCGCCTCGAAGCGGAGATGACCGGCAGCACCCCGAAATTCCCGCAGGCGCTGCTGCAGCGCAAGGACGAGCCCGTCGCCGCCGAGATGATGCGCCGCGAGCAGGCCCTCTTCGAGGAACGCCGCCGCGCGCTCGCGGCGCAGATCGCACTGCTGGAGAACCAGGCGAAGAGCGTCGGCGACGAAGTCGAGGCGCTCAAGGCGCAGATGGAAGCCGAGCGCATGGGCGCCGCCGCCGCCGAGGAGGAGATGGCCAGCCTCGCGTCGCTGAAGGACCAGAAATTCGTCGCCAACACCCGGCTGCTGACGCAGAAGCGCGTGATCTCCGACTACCGCTCGCGCGAGGAGGAGCGCCGCTCCGAGATTGCCCACGCGCAGAGCCAGCGCGAGGAACTGCGCCTGCGCGCGGTGACGCTGCGCAGCGACCTGGTGCGCCAGGCGGCCGAGGAAGCCAAGGCCAGCACGACGCGCATCATGGAACTGCAGGACCGCCTGCGCCCCGCGTCCGACCTGCTGCAGCGCCTCACCATCCGCGCGCCGGTCGCTGGCCGCGTGCTGAACCTCGCCGTGCATACGGCGGGCGGCACCATCGCCCCGCGCGCGACGCTGATGGAGATCGTCCCCGACACCGGCCCGCTCGTCCTCGAAGGCCGCGTACATGTCGATGCGATCAAGGAGCTGCACATCGGGCAGGGCGCGGACATCCGCCTCACCGCGCTGCCGCAGCGCACGACGCCGCTGCTGCCGGGCAAGGTCAGCTACATCTCGCCGGACGCGCTCACGGTCGAGGACGGCGCGACCTTCTACCTCGTCCAGCTCGTCCCCGACGCCGCGGAGGCCGACTCGCCGCTCGCCCAACTGCAGCCCGGCATGGCCGCCGAGGTGTTCATCCGCACCAAGCCGCGCACCGCGCTCGAATACCTGCTCGAGCCGGTCACCGACACGATGATGCGCGCCTTCCGCGAACGCTGA
- a CDS encoding ATP-binding cassette domain-containing protein, which translates to MRVPETVEIIDEQDDEKAVQAAAAVEEHVADERPASLPGMYRALWQHAEGVRHLIFGAFGLLFASQLFKLAVPWFAGNAINAIQKGGLGALSDAGRWLILVFTAIVATWLLHGPGRILERNVALRVRERLSALLVGRLMRAPLAWHERHHSGEITHRVQQSTSALYDFAQSQFIYLQNTVQLIGPIVALWLISTLVGGVAVIGYGLIALLITRFDRVMMKIAVDTNRAERAWSATLVDVLGNVLSVLALRRAEGVARLIAARLEAMAGPLKRSIVINEAKWASVDLLASLLWCILVAVYAAQAAGLVGAEAAAGVATGIALGKVFMVYEYSQQAGGVITAIASHFQSLSRQRADFASAQPVFAAREAAEPARCSAEGEPWQRMTVADLRFAHAGAERAGAAIDIPHLELERGRRYALVGPSGAGKSTLLRLLAGLDTPADATVSFDAIPAPEAASILRGIATLIPQQAEMFDGTVAENLLLGGTANPDAITAALSASCADAFVEGLHGGLAARVVEGGANWSGGQRQRLALARGVLAADGSSIVLLDEPSSALDPETEARVYEGLFAHFADAIVVSSVHRLHLLDRFDQVILMQAGRIEAMGSAWELAQRSPLFREMLAVQGSAGG; encoded by the coding sequence TTGCGCGTTCCCGAAACCGTCGAGATCATCGACGAGCAGGATGACGAGAAGGCCGTCCAGGCGGCCGCCGCGGTCGAGGAGCATGTCGCCGATGAGCGCCCGGCCAGCCTGCCCGGGATGTACCGCGCGCTGTGGCAGCACGCGGAGGGCGTGCGCCACCTGATCTTCGGGGCCTTCGGCCTGCTGTTCGCCTCCCAGCTCTTCAAGCTCGCCGTGCCGTGGTTCGCCGGCAACGCGATCAACGCGATCCAGAAGGGCGGGCTCGGCGCGCTGTCGGACGCCGGGCGCTGGCTGATCCTCGTCTTCACGGCCATCGTGGCTACCTGGCTGCTGCACGGCCCCGGGCGCATCCTCGAGCGCAACGTCGCGCTGCGCGTGCGCGAACGCCTGTCGGCGCTGCTCGTCGGACGCCTGATGCGCGCGCCGCTGGCGTGGCACGAGCGCCACCACTCGGGCGAGATCACGCACCGGGTACAGCAAAGCACCAGCGCGCTGTACGACTTCGCGCAGAGCCAGTTCATCTACCTGCAGAACACCGTGCAGCTCATCGGCCCCATCGTCGCGCTGTGGCTGATCTCCACCCTGGTCGGCGGCGTCGCGGTGATCGGCTACGGGCTCATTGCGCTGCTGATCACGCGCTTCGACCGCGTGATGATGAAGATCGCCGTCGACACCAACCGCGCCGAGCGCGCCTGGTCGGCGACCCTGGTCGACGTGCTCGGCAACGTGCTGTCCGTGCTCGCGCTGCGCCGCGCCGAAGGCGTCGCGCGCCTGATCGCCGCGCGGCTGGAGGCGATGGCAGGGCCCCTGAAGCGCAGCATCGTCATCAACGAGGCGAAGTGGGCGTCGGTCGATCTCCTCGCGAGCCTGCTGTGGTGCATCCTCGTCGCCGTGTATGCCGCGCAGGCGGCCGGCCTGGTCGGTGCGGAAGCCGCGGCGGGGGTCGCGACCGGCATCGCGCTGGGCAAGGTCTTCATGGTGTACGAGTACTCGCAGCAGGCCGGTGGCGTGATCACCGCGATCGCCTCGCACTTCCAGTCGCTGTCGCGCCAGCGCGCGGACTTCGCCTCGGCGCAACCGGTGTTCGCGGCGCGCGAGGCGGCCGAGCCCGCGCGCTGCAGCGCCGAGGGCGAGCCGTGGCAGCGCATGACCGTGGCGGACCTGCGCTTCGCCCATGCCGGAGCCGAGCGCGCCGGCGCGGCGATCGACATCCCGCACCTGGAACTCGAACGCGGCCGTCGCTATGCGCTGGTCGGTCCCAGCGGCGCGGGCAAGAGCACGCTGCTGCGCCTGCTCGCGGGGCTCGACACCCCGGCCGACGCGACCGTGAGCTTCGACGCGATCCCCGCGCCCGAGGCCGCATCCATCCTGCGCGGCATCGCGACGCTGATCCCGCAGCAGGCCGAGATGTTCGACGGCACCGTCGCCGAGAACCTGCTGCTGGGCGGCACCGCCAATCCCGACGCGATCACCGCCGCGCTGAGCGCCAGCTGCGCGGATGCCTTCGTCGAAGGACTGCACGGCGGGCTCGCTGCGCGCGTTGTCGAAGGCGGCGCGAACTGGTCCGGCGGCCAGCGTCAGCGCCTCGCGCTCGCGCGCGGCGTGCTCGCGGCTGACGGAAGCTCCATCGTGCTGCTCGACGAGCCGAGCAGCGCGCTCGACCCGGAAACCGAGGCACGCGTGTATGAGGGCCTGTTCGCGCACTTCGCCGATGCGATCGTCGTGTCCTCGGTGCACCGCCTGCATCTTCTCGACCGCTTCGACCAGGTGATCCTCATGCAGGCCGGGCGCATCGAGGCGATGGGGTCGGCGTGGGAGCTCGCGCAGCGCTCGCCGCTTTTCCGCGAGATGCTCGCGGTGCAGGGCAGCGCGGGCGGGTGA
- a CDS encoding metal-dependent hydrolase — MDTLTHAVSGAIAGRLLAARRPGTAAFPSATTPPLPVWQSVAAGAAAATFPDLDFVLGYVSELAYLRGHRGVTHSLVLLPLWGLLLAWLFGRLARRSRPGTDWRGFYAVACAGILIHIAGDLITQFGTMILAPFSDQRFGWGTTFIIDLVITGLLVAGLAGSALWRTSRLPAATALALVIAWIGVGAVGRGEAIAAARAWAAANQVPVVDVDAAPRPASPFNWTAIVFDGEQYHFAHLNTRRSEILVAGPDDNFIRRFSAPYRPVALAQWETRPRFGNGDLQRVVREVWSKENFAFYRWFAMFPVLDHAQQDASGSLCAGFRDLRFEIPGRAELPFIYGLCGTPGADGWRLYKVAAEGRRWVMH, encoded by the coding sequence ATGGATACACTCACCCACGCCGTGTCCGGCGCGATCGCCGGCCGCCTGCTCGCCGCACGGCGTCCCGGCACCGCCGCATTCCCCTCCGCAACGACCCCACCCCTGCCGGTGTGGCAGAGCGTCGCCGCCGGTGCGGCAGCCGCCACTTTTCCCGACCTCGACTTCGTCCTCGGCTACGTCTCCGAACTCGCCTACCTGCGCGGTCACCGCGGCGTCACCCACTCGCTCGTCTTGCTGCCCCTATGGGGCCTGCTGCTCGCCTGGCTGTTCGGCCGCCTCGCGCGGCGCAGCCGCCCGGGGACGGACTGGCGCGGCTTTTATGCCGTCGCCTGCGCCGGCATCCTGATCCACATCGCGGGCGACCTCATCACCCAGTTCGGCACGATGATCCTCGCCCCCTTCTCCGACCAACGCTTCGGCTGGGGCACCACCTTCATCATCGACTTGGTGATCACCGGCCTGCTCGTCGCTGGCCTTGCCGGCAGCGCGCTGTGGCGCACGAGCCGCCTCCCCGCGGCAACCGCGCTCGCGCTCGTCATCGCCTGGATCGGCGTCGGCGCGGTCGGCCGCGGCGAGGCGATCGCCGCCGCGCGCGCCTGGGCGGCGGCGAACCAGGTGCCCGTCGTCGACGTCGACGCCGCGCCGCGCCCGGCCTCGCCCTTCAACTGGACCGCGATCGTGTTCGACGGCGAGCAGTACCATTTCGCCCACCTCAACACACGCCGCAGCGAGATCCTCGTCGCCGGCCCCGACGACAACTTCATCCGCCGCTTCTCCGCCCCCTACCGTCCGGTCGCGCTGGCACAATGGGAGACGCGCCCGCGCTTCGGCAACGGCGACCTGCAGCGCGTCGTGCGCGAGGTGTGGAGCAAGGAGAACTTCGCCTTCTACCGCTGGTTCGCGATGTTCCCGGTGCTCGACCACGCACAGCAGGACGCCTCCGGCAGCCTGTGTGCGGGCTTCCGCGATCTGCGCTTCGAGATCCCCGGCCGTGCCGAACTGCCTTTCATCTACGGCCTGTGCGGCACCCCCGGCGCCGACGGCTGGCGGCTGTACAAGGTCGCTGCGGAAGGACGACGCTGGGTGATGCACTGA
- a CDS encoding ABC transporter permease: MTRRRFVLARGRFWTGLLPWAWMLLFFALPFALIVKVSLSTPQLAIPPYVSPFVMEPGEMLPHFRPDFASYRRLHDELLALGTPGADLQYLSAWGGSLLLAALTTLLCLLIGYPFAYYIARSREAARNTLLMLVMLPFWTSFLLRVYAWMVLLDSSELGLINRLLLAAGVIDVPLQLLYNAGAVLVGMVYSYLPFMVLPLYANLVKLDQRLLEAAADLGARPWTTFLRVTLPLSRRGIVAGSMLVFIPAVGEFVIPDLLGGGNVLMIGRRIWDDFGPNQDWPMAAAVAVTMVLVLIAPIVLLHRHGRANGGDGEEGR, from the coding sequence ATGACACGGCGGCGCTTCGTCCTCGCGCGCGGGCGCTTCTGGACGGGGCTGCTGCCCTGGGCGTGGATGCTGCTCTTCTTCGCACTGCCCTTCGCGCTGATCGTGAAGGTCAGCCTGTCCACGCCCCAGCTCGCGATTCCGCCCTACGTGTCGCCCTTCGTCATGGAACCGGGCGAGATGCTGCCGCATTTCCGCCCGGACTTCGCGAGCTACCGCCGTCTGCACGACGAACTCCTCGCGCTCGGCACGCCCGGCGCGGACCTGCAGTACCTCTCCGCGTGGGGCGGCTCGCTGCTGCTGGCGGCGCTGACGACGCTGCTGTGCCTGCTGATCGGCTATCCCTTCGCCTACTACATCGCGCGCTCGCGCGAGGCCGCGCGCAACACGCTGCTGATGCTGGTGATGCTGCCGTTCTGGACCTCGTTCCTGCTGCGCGTGTATGCGTGGATGGTGCTGCTCGACAGCAGCGAGCTGGGGCTGATCAACCGCCTGCTGCTCGCCGCCGGCGTCATCGACGTGCCGCTGCAACTGCTCTACAACGCGGGCGCGGTGCTGGTCGGCATGGTCTACAGCTACCTGCCCTTCATGGTGTTGCCGCTCTACGCGAACCTCGTGAAGCTGGATCAACGCCTGCTCGAGGCAGCTGCCGACCTTGGCGCGCGGCCGTGGACGACCTTCCTGCGCGTGACCCTGCCGCTGTCGCGGCGCGGCATCGTCGCCGGTTCGATGCTGGTGTTCATCCCGGCGGTGGGCGAGTTCGTGATCCCGGATCTGCTGGGCGGCGGCAACGTGCTGATGATAGGCCGCAGGATTTGGGACGACTTCGGCCCCAACCAGGACTGGCCGATGGCGGCGGCCGTTGCGGTGACGATGGTGCTGGTGCTGATCGCGCCCATCGTGCTGCTGCACCGGCACGGCCGCGCCAATGGCGGCGACGGGGAGGAAGGGCGATGA
- a CDS encoding AI-2E family transporter — MIDQVAEKLVRRVILGFLLGGLLVLAYAVLQLFIVPVAWAVIIAYATWPLYRRLRRALRRPTPSALVMTLLLSAAFILPALWLGGLFRGEIGTAYAAVIERLTQGPLTLPEAIRTLPWLGGWLQDQLDLIGNDPATLRTELAAWGRQGADQLVALVGDVGRNAAKLGFALITVFFLYRDGEQVLQQVHRVLSRFLGSRIDAYLAAVGGMTKAVVWGLLATALAQGFVAGLGYWWADLQAPVLLGAVTALIAMIPFGAPIVWGSIGAWMLVNGDMVGGIGLLLWGALAVSWVDNLVRPLVISNATRIPFLLVMFGVLGGLAAFGLVGLFLGPVILAVMMAVWREWIEESRLEAVAQQEADARASEESR, encoded by the coding sequence ATGATCGACCAGGTCGCCGAAAAGCTGGTGCGCCGCGTCATCCTCGGCTTCCTGCTCGGCGGGCTGCTGGTGCTGGCCTACGCCGTGCTGCAGCTTTTCATCGTGCCGGTCGCGTGGGCGGTCATCATCGCCTACGCCACGTGGCCGCTGTACCGACGCCTGCGCCGAGCCCTCCGCCGCCCGACGCCGAGCGCCCTGGTCATGACGCTGCTGCTGAGCGCGGCCTTCATCCTGCCGGCGCTGTGGCTGGGTGGACTGTTCCGCGGCGAGATCGGCACGGCCTACGCCGCGGTGATCGAGCGGCTCACGCAGGGACCATTGACCTTGCCCGAGGCGATCCGCACGCTGCCCTGGCTGGGCGGCTGGCTGCAGGACCAGCTCGACCTGATCGGCAACGATCCGGCAACGCTGCGAACGGAGCTCGCGGCCTGGGGCCGCCAGGGTGCGGACCAGCTCGTCGCCCTCGTCGGCGATGTCGGGCGCAATGCGGCGAAGCTCGGCTTCGCGCTGATCACGGTCTTCTTCCTGTACCGCGACGGCGAGCAGGTGCTGCAGCAGGTGCACCGCGTCCTGTCGCGCTTTCTCGGCAGCCGTATCGACGCCTACCTCGCCGCCGTCGGTGGCATGACCAAGGCGGTGGTGTGGGGGCTGCTCGCCACCGCGCTGGCGCAAGGCTTCGTCGCCGGGCTGGGCTACTGGTGGGCGGACCTGCAGGCCCCGGTGCTGCTCGGCGCGGTCACGGCGCTGATCGCGATGATCCCCTTCGGCGCGCCCATCGTGTGGGGTTCGATTGGCGCCTGGATGCTGGTCAACGGCGACATGGTCGGCGGCATCGGCCTGCTGCTGTGGGGAGCGCTGGCGGTGAGCTGGGTGGACAACCTGGTGCGCCCGCTCGTGATCAGCAACGCGACGCGCATTCCCTTCCTGCTCGTGATGTTCGGCGTGCTGGGCGGCCTGGCGGCGTTCGGGCTGGTGGGACTGTTCCTCGGCCCGGTCATCCTGGCGGTCATGATGGCGGTATGGCGCGAATGGATCGAGGAGTCCCGGCTCGAGGCCGTGGCGCAGCAAGAAGCCGACGCGCGGGCATCCGAAGAATCGCGATGA
- a CDS encoding ABC transporter ATP-binding protein, whose product MLRMLAGLETPDAGRIVLDGEDLAEVPVYRRPTNMMFQSYALFPHMTVEANVAFGLWHLSPRLARAEVETRVAEMQELELVQMQRYARRKLHELSGGQQQRVALARSLAKEPKLLLLDEPLAALDKKIRKRTQLALVNLIERVGVTCILVTHDQEEAMTMAGRIGVMNEGRLLQVGTPGEIYETPDCRFTAEFIGETNLFHGRVADGALACAGFPAAIVLPPDAGLAEGDEAWVSVRPERVTLSRAGAASGGVQAGAGCNGATGEVAEIAYLGSHSVYHVQLANGRIVIASVPSVHWGDSAPPTWGDAVGVAWFAPDGVVLTR is encoded by the coding sequence ATGCTGCGCATGCTGGCGGGGCTGGAGACGCCCGACGCGGGGCGCATCGTGCTGGATGGCGAGGATCTCGCCGAGGTGCCGGTGTATCGACGCCCGACCAACATGATGTTCCAGTCCTACGCGCTCTTCCCGCACATGACGGTGGAGGCGAACGTCGCCTTCGGGCTGTGGCACCTGAGCCCGCGCCTCGCGCGTGCCGAGGTCGAGACGCGCGTCGCGGAGATGCAGGAGCTGGAGCTGGTGCAGATGCAGCGCTACGCGCGCAGGAAGCTGCACGAGCTTTCGGGCGGGCAGCAGCAGCGCGTGGCGCTCGCGCGCAGTCTCGCGAAGGAGCCCAAGCTGCTGTTGCTCGACGAGCCGCTCGCCGCGCTGGACAAGAAGATCCGCAAGCGCACGCAGCTCGCACTCGTGAACCTGATCGAGCGTGTCGGCGTGACCTGCATCCTCGTCACGCACGACCAGGAAGAGGCGATGACGATGGCCGGGCGGATCGGCGTGATGAATGAGGGGCGGCTGCTGCAGGTCGGCACGCCGGGCGAGATCTACGAGACCCCGGACTGCCGCTTCACGGCCGAGTTCATCGGCGAGACCAACCTGTTCCACGGGCGCGTTGCCGACGGGGCGCTCGCGTGTGCGGGGTTTCCCGCGGCGATCGTGCTGCCGCCCGATGCGGGCTTGGCGGAAGGGGACGAGGCCTGGGTCTCGGTGCGCCCCGAGCGCGTGACGCTGAGCCGCGCCGGTGCCGCATCCGGTGGCGTGCAGGCGGGCGCCGGCTGCAATGGTGCGACCGGCGAGGTCGCCGAGATCGCCTATCTCGGCAGCCATTCGGTGTATCACGTGCAGCTTGCGAACGGCCGCATCGTGATCGCGAGCGTGCCGTCCGTGCATTGGGGCGATTCCGCGCCGCCGACCTGGGGCGATGCGGTAGGCGTCGCGTGGTTCGCGCCCGACGGCGTGGTGCTGACGCGATGA
- a CDS encoding extracellular solute-binding protein: MRLHGFLVALLGLVGAGPFASGAGSADANGLSVYNWNDYIARDTIPAFEKATVIAVKYDLYDSNATLQGKLLTGASGYDVVYPSVEYAGRQIQAGIFQPLDKGRLPNLANLDPVILKAVERADPGNRFVVPYMWYTTGVAINVDKVGKALGGKLPDNAWDLLFDPAVTARLKGCGIALMDEASDVIPAAMLYAGAETAKMDPAEIRAALIAARRAAESHTGAKVRYLIPETGAMMSVDVMAIPRDAPHVAHAHAWINAMLDPQVVAQISNETYYLSANKAALPLTSAEITGNPAINVPEAPKARLHAKPVLTQEVQRELTQALNRFKTAK, encoded by the coding sequence ATGCGACTGCACGGGTTTCTGGTGGCGCTGCTGGGCCTTGTGGGGGCCGGCCCGTTCGCGTCCGGGGCGGGCTCGGCCGATGCGAACGGCCTCAGCGTCTATAACTGGAACGATTACATCGCGCGCGACACGATCCCCGCCTTCGAGAAGGCGACCGTTATCGCGGTGAAGTACGACCTGTACGACAGCAACGCGACGCTGCAGGGCAAGCTGCTGACGGGGGCGAGCGGCTACGACGTCGTCTATCCCAGCGTCGAGTATGCGGGCCGGCAGATCCAGGCGGGCATCTTCCAGCCGCTCGACAAGGGGCGCCTGCCGAATCTCGCCAATCTCGATCCGGTAATCCTCAAGGCGGTCGAGCGCGCGGACCCCGGCAACCGTTTCGTGGTGCCTTACATGTGGTACACGACCGGGGTTGCGATCAATGTCGACAAGGTCGGGAAGGCGCTGGGCGGCAAGCTGCCGGACAACGCGTGGGACCTGCTCTTCGACCCGGCCGTGACCGCGCGCCTGAAGGGCTGCGGCATCGCGCTGATGGACGAGGCGAGCGACGTGATTCCGGCGGCGATGCTGTATGCGGGCGCCGAAACCGCGAAGATGGATCCGGCCGAAATCCGCGCCGCGCTGATCGCCGCGCGGCGGGCGGCCGAGTCGCACACCGGCGCGAAGGTGCGCTACCTGATCCCCGAGACCGGGGCGATGATGTCGGTGGACGTGATGGCGATTCCGCGCGACGCGCCGCACGTCGCCCACGCGCACGCATGGATCAACGCAATGCTCGATCCGCAGGTCGTCGCGCAGATCTCCAACGAGACCTACTACCTCAGCGCGAACAAGGCGGCGCTGCCGCTGACCTCGGCGGAGATCACCGGCAACCCGGCGATCAACGTGCCCGAGGCGCCCAAGGCGCGTCTGCACGCCAAGCCGGTGCTGACGCAGGAGGTTCAGCGCGAACTCACGCAGGCGCTGAACCGCTTCAAGACCGCGAAGTAA
- a CDS encoding ABC transporter permease subunit — translation MSVRSRPGATAWLLAVYAFLYVPILCLIVFSFTAGEITTQLDGFSLCWYAELARDEELIDAVLLSLRVGALAATAAVVVGTVAALVLARFGRYPGSTAFAAMTTAPMVMPEVVIGLSLVLLFAHPLFPFLGGRGVVAIWAAHTTLCTAYVSVLVQSRLREMDRSLEEAALDLGCPPFKVFFVITVPVIAPALLAGWLLAFTLSMDDFVLAAMLSDPGSTTLPVLVFARLHHGLKPEINALATVIVVLVSLTVVIANRAMLSAQRRRAAALRHAAGISPTAAPTVTLSIPDMRR, via the coding sequence ATGAGCGTGCGCTCCCGTCCCGGCGCGACGGCCTGGCTGTTGGCCGTATATGCCTTCCTGTACGTGCCCATCCTGTGCCTGATCGTGTTCTCCTTCACGGCCGGCGAGATCACGACGCAGCTCGACGGCTTCTCGCTGTGCTGGTACGCCGAACTCGCGCGCGACGAGGAGCTGATCGACGCGGTGCTGCTGTCGCTGCGTGTCGGTGCGCTGGCGGCGACGGCGGCGGTCGTCGTCGGCACCGTTGCCGCCTTGGTGCTCGCACGCTTCGGGCGCTATCCGGGCAGCACCGCCTTCGCCGCCATGACGACGGCGCCGATGGTGATGCCCGAGGTCGTCATCGGGCTGTCGCTGGTGCTGCTGTTCGCGCATCCGCTCTTCCCCTTCCTCGGCGGCCGTGGCGTCGTGGCGATCTGGGCCGCGCACACGACCTTGTGCACGGCCTATGTCAGCGTGCTGGTGCAGTCGCGTCTGCGCGAGATGGACCGCTCGCTGGAGGAGGCAGCGCTCGACCTCGGCTGTCCGCCCTTCAAGGTCTTCTTCGTGATCACCGTGCCGGTGATCGCGCCGGCGTTGCTGGCGGGGTGGCTGCTCGCGTTCACGCTGTCGATGGACGACTTCGTGCTCGCCGCGATGCTGTCCGACCCCGGCAGCACGACGTTGCCGGTGCTGGTGTTCGCGCGTCTGCACCACGGACTGAAGCCCGAGATCAATGCGCTCGCGACGGTCATCGTCGTGCTTGTGTCGCTCACCGTCGTCATCGCCAACCGCGCGATGCTGTCGGCGCAGAGGAGGCGCGCGGCGGCGCTGCGTCATGCGGCGGGAATTTCGCCGACGGCCGCGCCAACCGTTACACTTTCGATTCCCGACATGCGGAGGTGA